From the genome of Candidatus Cloacimonadota bacterium:
GCTGTTGACAGGAATGGCTACTGATACCATTCGATAGCGTACTTCTTCTCTTTTTTCAGCAGTGATCTTTTCAGGTTTAGTAAATTTTTTTGAAGTGAACCAAAAGGACAATGATTTTGAGTCTTCCCTTTCATCATGTTTTTTTTTATATCTCAGCTCAAGCAATGGTTTCTTTAAGCTGTCTTTCTCGATCAGTATTTCATATTTTTCATCATGGATTGAAACCTGAATTTCCATACTTTGAAGTTTTTCAAGGAACAGAATAGTTTCAGGCTTTATGTCATGTAAATCTTTAATAATATCTTTAACATCATATTTATCTGGTTTATCAATTGGCAAAACAATTGTTGTCCAATCATGTTTGTTATTTTCAGGAATTTTATCAATCCAGATGGGAACAATATATCCAAGGCCTGATTTTTCATCTTTTTCAGGTAAAGAAAATTTAAAGCCACTGGAAAAAATTTTAGGGCAGCTTGTTATTTGAAAAACAGATTTAAAACCTATTCCTTTTTCACCAATATATCCCTGGTTCTTTGATTTTTTGGATTCACCCACGTCGCAAAGTGCTTCAACGTTATCTTCAACAAATCCTTTTTCATTGTTTTCAATTATCAATTCAATTTTCTCATTATTCTCCTTAAGTGAAAACAACAAAGTAGGCGTGTTACCTTTCTGGTAGCTGTTATCTTCAGCATTCTGAATTAACTCAAAAATAAAATGAGATTTTTTACCGTAAATATCATGTGATAGTTTTTTGACAGAATTATAAAGGGTCTTGGCATTATACGAATCACAGGCTCTTCTTGCTTCAGTTATCTTATTAACAAATTGTTGTTTTGAATTCATTTTAATTACCCCTCCACTCTTATAATACCGAAAATAACTGGTTTTGTATGAATATCAGCTAATTGTTCAGCTTTCGAAAGCTCCTCTTTTGTTTGATCATGCTTATTCTGAATATTCTGAATTTGAAATTGTTTCATTTTTTGAATTTTTTCGTCTGCTGCATTGGATAATTGTTCCTGTACGACGTTCATTCTTCCCTGATAACTTATTTCAAGGCTTTTAGCACGGAATGTAGAAATATCATGAGCTTTTTGAACATATTCTTCTTTCTCTTTTAACCATAATTCATGATGGATATTATCAAGTTCCATGAATTCTGACTCTTCTAAAATATCTGCTTCATCTGTATTATCACCAGCACCATTTTCCAGATATTCAAAAATATTTTGTCTAATGCTTTCATCTTTACAAATAGGGATAAGCTTAAGTTCAGGCTGCACTCCCTTATATTCCCAGGAATAAATGGCAAATGGATATATGCCTGATTTTATATCAGAATCCTGAACATAACAACTGGAATAAACAGGGTCAGCTTTATTAAAAAAAGAAGCTGCCTGAAGAACAAGAGGATGCACAGGCATAATAAACAATGCTTCACGATTGTTGGAAGCAGATTCAGAATCAAAAGTAATAGTGCAATGCTGTTTATCTCCTTTTAACCATTTTTCCCAGGATCGATACATTGGAGTTTTAATGGGCTTTAAGATTCTAAAATCTTTTAATAGCTTATTTCTGGCATCCTGGGAAAGGCGGAATGTCTTTGTAGGTTTGTTTCCTAAAGAAAAATCATTTTTTTGTAATCTCTTCTTAAGATAGTTTGTCACAAAGATCTGGAGAGATGCAGGTGTAAGCCAATAGCTTTCAGATTTAAAAATATCTTCGTCTGGAAAGAAAGCCGATAATTTTACTCCAAACAATTCATGTTCACGTTCTTCAAGCTCTCTTTCTTCGTTAATTTTGCGTACTTTATTATCTGATAATTGCTGTAATTTCATCTTTATTTCTTTTTTTGATAATTCAAAGTTTTCTACAATACTTTTTATCTCTTTATGAATTTCTCCAAGTATCTCTTCACATTCACCAATGCTTTCTTCAAATATTCCAATCCGGAATAAACAGCTATTGTA
Proteins encoded in this window:
- a CDS encoding helicase-related protein, which gives rise to MLFSEIGCEGLDYQFCDTIINYDLPWNPMRIEQRIGRIDRWGQQSEAVVIYNLITPGTIDAEIYNSCLFRIGIFEESIGECEEILGEIHKEIKSIVENFELSKKEIKMKLQQLSDNKVRKINEERELEEREHELFGVKLSAFFPDEDIFKSESYWLTPASLQIFVTNYLKKRLQKNDFSLGNKPTKTFRLSQDARNKLLKDFRILKPIKTPMYRSWEKWLKGDKQHCTITFDSESASNNREALFIMPVHPLVLQAASFFNKADPVYSSCYVQDSDIKSGIYPFAIYSWEYKGVQPELKLIPICKDESIRQNIFEYLENGAGDNTDEADILEESEFMELDNIHHELWLKEKEEYVQKAHDISTFRAKSLEISYQGRMNVVQEQLSNAADEKIQKMKQFQIQNIQNKHDQTKEELSKAEQLADIHTKPVIFGIIRVEG